Proteins found in one Streptomyces sp. NBC_00190 genomic segment:
- a CDS encoding phosphopantetheine-binding protein: MTNDRAEVLSDLIGVLGDVLRVDPERIDPEQTFQFLGLDSLLTTEFVAVVSARYGIRVPATDLYDHPTPAAFAREVARAAAAAGATEPGHGRETTAPAPVPVAVPTAVPAGEIVEVLREQLTAILCCDSWALDTAAPFATLGVDSLLGAEFVAVVNRIFGLDERAVVLHEYPNLDALAAYVARRSGARATPPAVRELELLLDALRDGRLSVAEALVLLPRRAQV; the protein is encoded by the coding sequence ATGACGAACGATCGCGCCGAGGTGTTGTCCGACCTCATCGGGGTGCTCGGCGACGTGCTGCGGGTCGACCCGGAGCGGATCGACCCCGAGCAGACCTTCCAGTTCCTCGGCCTCGACTCGCTGCTGACCACGGAGTTCGTGGCCGTGGTCAGCGCCCGCTACGGGATTCGGGTGCCCGCCACCGACCTCTACGACCACCCCACCCCGGCGGCCTTCGCCCGGGAGGTCGCACGGGCGGCCGCGGCGGCCGGAGCCACGGAACCTGGGCACGGACGCGAAACGACCGCCCCGGCCCCCGTCCCCGTCGCCGTCCCCACCGCCGTCCCCGCCGGGGAGATCGTCGAGGTGCTGCGCGAACAGCTCACCGCGATCCTGTGCTGTGACAGCTGGGCCCTCGACACGGCCGCCCCCTTCGCGACGCTCGGGGTGGACTCGCTCCTCGGGGCGGAGTTCGTCGCGGTCGTCAACCGCATCTTCGGCCTGGACGAACGCGCCGTCGTCCTGCACGAGTACCCGAACCTGGACGCGCTCGCGGCGTACGTCGCCCGGCGCAGCGGGGCACGGGCCACGCCCCCGGCCGTACGGGAACTCGAACTGCTGCTGGACGCCCTGCGCGACGGACGGCTCAGCGTCGCCGAGGCGCTCGTGCTGCTGCCGCGCCGGGCACAGGTCTGA
- a CDS encoding ScbR family autoregulator-binding transcription factor, which yields MAVQERSERTRRKLVHAGADLFNRNGYANATLSGIAASAGVTKGALYFHFASKDELADAVQQCGCALLHAHMRTLRESGLSPLQALVDTTHWLARALHEEPAVPASFRITKECTGTQPPVTDFHRVWVAAVCGLLRQARDSGELREGSSWESVESLVAAAACGIEVMAGTGMPSAELRRRVAALWSMLLPVLVPEGRAKDFRTAAPDTAYPREFSASAV from the coding sequence ATGGCGGTGCAGGAGAGGTCGGAGCGGACCCGCCGCAAGCTCGTCCACGCCGGGGCCGACTTGTTCAACCGCAACGGCTACGCGAACGCGACGCTCAGCGGGATCGCCGCGTCGGCCGGCGTGACCAAGGGGGCGCTGTACTTCCACTTCGCCTCCAAGGACGAACTCGCCGATGCCGTCCAGCAATGCGGCTGCGCCCTGCTCCACGCGCACATGCGCACGCTGCGCGAATCCGGGCTCTCCCCCTTGCAGGCGCTGGTCGACACGACGCACTGGCTGGCCCGAGCCCTGCACGAGGAGCCGGCGGTCCCCGCCAGCTTCCGGATCACCAAGGAGTGCACGGGCACGCAGCCGCCCGTCACCGACTTCCACCGCGTCTGGGTCGCGGCGGTCTGCGGTCTGCTGCGCCAGGCCCGGGACTCGGGCGAACTGCGCGAGGGGAGCTCCTGGGAGAGCGTCGAGTCGCTCGTCGCCGCGGCCGCATGCGGGATCGAGGTGATGGCGGGCACCGGGATGCCCTCCGCGGAACTGCGGCGCAGGGTGGCCGCGCTGTGGTCGATGCTCCTGCCGGTCCTCGTCCCCGAGGGCAGGGCGAAGGACTTCCGGACGGCGGCGCCGGACACCGCGTACCCGCGCGAGTTCTCGGCCAGCGCCGTCTGA
- a CDS encoding AfsR/SARP family transcriptional regulator — protein MDIDVLGALAVRENGISITPTAPKPRQVLALLALHADQVVPVSALIEELWAGAPPRSARTTLQTYVLQLRALIANALEQGARADTGSENGTPGAGRGRRTAKDVLVTLPGGYLLDSGGGVSDVREFERLSGMGYRAMDAGDFPGAARQLRDALSLWSGPAFADVHGGIQLDMETRRLEETRLCALDQRIEADLRLGRHRELLAELTVLASRYRTHENLHGQFMLALHRSGRRSEALDVYQRLRATLVRELGLEPSAALRRLQRSILMAGPESPLEAPEANGERLVRVG, from the coding sequence GTGGACATCGATGTACTGGGCGCACTGGCGGTGCGTGAGAACGGAATATCCATCACACCCACCGCTCCCAAGCCGCGCCAGGTCCTGGCGCTGCTGGCCCTTCACGCGGACCAGGTGGTGCCCGTGTCCGCCCTCATCGAGGAACTGTGGGCCGGCGCACCGCCCCGCAGCGCGCGCACCACGCTCCAGACCTACGTACTGCAGCTGCGCGCCCTGATCGCGAACGCCCTGGAACAGGGCGCCCGCGCCGACACCGGATCCGAGAACGGGACCCCCGGCGCCGGACGCGGCCGGCGCACCGCCAAGGACGTGCTGGTCACGCTGCCGGGCGGCTACCTGCTCGACAGCGGCGGCGGCGTCAGTGACGTCCGCGAGTTCGAGCGGCTCTCCGGCATGGGCTACCGGGCGATGGACGCGGGCGACTTCCCGGGCGCGGCCCGCCAGCTGCGCGACGCCCTGTCGCTGTGGTCCGGCCCCGCCTTCGCCGACGTGCACGGCGGCATCCAGCTGGACATGGAGACCAGGCGGCTGGAGGAGACCCGGCTGTGCGCGCTCGACCAGCGCATCGAGGCAGACCTGCGGCTCGGCCGACACCGTGAGCTGCTCGCCGAACTGACCGTGCTCGCGAGCCGGTACCGCACCCACGAGAACCTGCACGGCCAGTTCATGCTCGCGCTGCACCGCTCCGGCCGCCGCAGCGAGGCCCTCGACGTCTACCAGCGGCTGCGCGCCACGCTCGTACGGGAACTGGGCCTGGAGCCGTCGGCCGCACTGCGCCGGCTGCAGCGGTCCATTCTGATGGCAGGCCCCGAGAGCCCGTTGGAGGCGCCGGAGGCCAACGGCGAGCGTCTCGTGCGCGTGGGCTGA
- a CDS encoding ScbR family autoregulator-binding transcription factor, translated as MVKQERAARTREALIRAAAEIFAEEGFVTASIATISRKAGVSAGGLHFHFGSKTELAEAVEGRAVEAVRRITAAVPGRSGGALQLLIDGAHRLAALLAHDVVVRAGFGLCADWRRDTGCDLRRIWQGWVQDVFRAAERDRQLADGVSPEDGALAVVAATVGFEVLGAGEPDWVSHRSLTRFWALLLPRLAAQHVLAVLVAEGSGTGPVAEPQAADDHQ; from the coding sequence ATGGTCAAGCAGGAACGTGCCGCCCGCACGCGTGAAGCCCTGATCCGCGCCGCTGCCGAGATCTTCGCGGAGGAGGGCTTCGTCACCGCCTCCATCGCGACCATCAGCCGGAAGGCGGGGGTCAGCGCGGGAGGGCTGCACTTCCACTTCGGCAGCAAGACGGAGCTGGCCGAGGCCGTCGAGGGCCGCGCGGTGGAAGCCGTACGGCGGATCACCGCGGCCGTGCCGGGCCGTTCCGGCGGCGCCCTGCAACTGCTCATCGACGGGGCGCACAGGCTGGCGGCGCTGCTGGCGCACGACGTCGTCGTGCGGGCCGGGTTCGGTCTGTGTGCGGACTGGCGCCGCGACACCGGCTGCGATCTGCGGCGGATCTGGCAGGGGTGGGTGCAGGACGTGTTCCGCGCCGCGGAGCGGGACAGGCAGCTGGCCGACGGGGTGTCACCCGAGGACGGGGCACTGGCCGTCGTGGCGGCGACCGTGGGCTTCGAGGTGCTGGGCGCCGGCGAGCCCGACTGGGTGTCGCACAGGTCGCTCACCCGCTTCTGGGCGCTGCTGCTGCCGAGGCTCGCCGCACAGCACGTACTCGCAGTGCTGGTGGCCGAGGGATCCGGCACGGGACCGGTGGCCGAGCCGCAGGCAGCCGACGACCATCAATAA
- a CDS encoding ScbR family autoregulator-binding transcription factor: MARQERAVRTRRAILEAAAAVFDERGYEAATIADILSRAGVTKGALYFHFSSKQELAQGVLDEQFAEGGVPPRESKLQELFDVALVLAHRMKYQPMLSAGARLSLGPDMREIFGGGSVPGWIQFTEERLAQAKAQGELLPHVDPAETAWIISACWTGAQIYSQTLTDREDIEYRISGVYQHLYPSIATPAVLARLDMAADRGARVVAEIEALESAEPREPALP, encoded by the coding sequence GTGGCACGGCAGGAGCGTGCGGTACGTACGCGTCGCGCGATCTTGGAAGCGGCCGCGGCGGTCTTCGACGAACGTGGATACGAGGCCGCGACGATCGCGGACATCCTGTCCAGGGCGGGTGTCACCAAGGGCGCGCTGTACTTCCACTTCTCGTCGAAGCAGGAGCTGGCCCAGGGTGTACTGGACGAGCAGTTCGCCGAGGGCGGAGTGCCGCCCCGCGAGAGCAAGCTGCAGGAGCTGTTCGACGTCGCCCTGGTCCTCGCGCACCGGATGAAGTACCAGCCCATGCTCAGCGCCGGTGCCCGGCTCTCGCTGGGACCGGACATGCGCGAGATCTTCGGCGGCGGGTCGGTGCCCGGATGGATCCAGTTCACCGAGGAACGCCTCGCCCAGGCCAAGGCGCAGGGTGAACTGCTGCCGCACGTGGACCCGGCGGAGACGGCTTGGATCATCTCGGCCTGCTGGACCGGGGCGCAGATCTACTCGCAAACCCTCACCGACCGCGAGGACATCGAGTACCGCATCTCGGGTGTCTACCAGCACCTTTACCCCAGCATTGCGACGCCCGCCGTGCTGGCCCGCCTCGACATGGCCGCGGACCGCGGCGCCCGGGTCGTGGCGGAGATCGAGGCGCTGGAGTCCGCGGAGCCGCGGGAGCCGGCCCTCCCCTGA